In Streptomyces alboniger, the following are encoded in one genomic region:
- a CDS encoding TetR/AcrR family transcriptional regulator → MADGAGARPRRTRRHDPNRQERIIEVVEELIAERGIEGLSHRVVAERADVSLSSTTYYFKDREAMIHAALGRAADRFAASMKAWAAEHAEDTPEQLAEALTDGVMACLGGEGRTMAMTEFELYLAALRRPGLRGVAERLTRHSIEAMTPVVGASVAACLPPLMNGLCLQAMTFPAPPDRAYVLAILRHAVAARPR, encoded by the coding sequence GTGGCGGATGGTGCGGGTGCGCGCCCACGGCGGACGCGGCGGCATGACCCGAACCGGCAGGAGCGGATCATCGAGGTGGTCGAGGAGCTGATCGCCGAGCGGGGCATCGAGGGGTTGAGCCACCGGGTGGTCGCCGAGCGGGCGGATGTCTCTCTGAGCTCGACGACGTACTACTTCAAGGACCGGGAGGCGATGATCCACGCCGCTCTGGGCCGGGCCGCGGACCGGTTCGCCGCCTCTATGAAGGCCTGGGCCGCCGAGCACGCCGAGGACACTCCCGAGCAGCTGGCCGAGGCGCTGACGGACGGGGTCATGGCGTGCCTGGGGGGTGAGGGGCGGACCATGGCGATGACGGAGTTCGAGCTGTACCTGGCCGCTCTGCGCCGTCCTGGACTGCGGGGGGTGGCCGAGCGGCTGACCCGGCACAGCATTGAGGCGATGACCCCGGTCGTGGGGGCGTCCGTCGCCGCCTGTCTCCCGCCGCTCATGAACGGGCTGTGCCTGCAGGCGATGACCTTCCCCGCCCCGCCGGACCGTGCGTACGTCCTGGCAATCCTGCGCCACGCGGTAGCGGCCCGCCCCCGGTGA
- a CDS encoding VOC family protein encodes MTKTNAFNLMDITVPREGHEAARKFYTETFGWTVDVDIPGYPIMGTGDGGSQVGLMWEGNPQSGDLSKFWKTGKPVPFLNTDDIDATLAAIEAAGGTVAAPARQTGPVKVAVFQDPWGNDWFLCERGT; translated from the coding sequence ATGACCAAGACGAACGCCTTCAACCTGATGGACATCACCGTCCCCAGGGAGGGCCACGAAGCAGCGCGGAAGTTCTACACCGAGACGTTCGGATGGACCGTGGACGTGGACATCCCCGGCTACCCGATCATGGGCACCGGCGACGGCGGCAGCCAGGTCGGCCTGATGTGGGAGGGCAACCCGCAGTCGGGCGACCTGTCGAAGTTCTGGAAGACCGGAAAGCCCGTCCCGTTCCTCAACACCGACGACATCGACGCCACCCTCGCCGCCATCGAAGCGGCCGGCGGGACGGTCGCCGCCCCCGCCCGGCAGACCGGCCCGGTCAAGGTCGCCGTGTTCCAGGACCCCTGGGGCAACGACTGGTTCCTGTGCGAACGCGGGACCTGA
- a CDS encoding VOC family protein has product MTYAPCFSVKDTAASIAFYQQLGFDVDSSGAKLGDDIHMLFYQGEFCAMLYSNADLKDWLPVLADTPIGFAGMHYLGVDDLQAAHDRIAQHAEIVKPLGQDHSGVRLFYFRDPDGYVIGVNDKATVNVG; this is encoded by the coding sequence ATGACCTACGCACCCTGCTTCAGCGTCAAGGACACCGCGGCCAGCATCGCCTTCTACCAGCAGCTCGGCTTCGACGTGGACTCCAGCGGCGCCAAGCTCGGCGACGATATCCACATGCTCTTCTACCAGGGCGAGTTCTGCGCCATGCTCTACAGCAACGCCGACCTGAAGGACTGGCTGCCCGTCCTGGCGGACACCCCCATCGGCTTCGCGGGCATGCACTACCTCGGCGTGGACGACCTCCAGGCCGCCCACGACCGGATCGCCCAGCACGCCGAGATCGTCAAACCGCTCGGCCAGGACCACTCCGGGGTGCGCCTGTTCTACTTCCGTGACCCCGACGGCTACGTCATCGGCGTCAACGACAAGGCCACCGTCAACGTCGGCTAG
- a CDS encoding GNAT family N-acetyltransferase, which produces MTDVAAGPTTGCEHDRHEIRTPRLVLRTPTVLDLAAGNASGSDPEAQRWLGFPEEAIVPEPQRGELLAAEPGRGEFRDLSRLFPDSTALVAADHALEQHVGTVAVEVHPCGLHHAGGWLAPRFRGRGLGAELFAGAALLAHEHLGITELHAAAEEENVAIHRALTAAGFVEAQGPATHRLMNGRVVPVLWYAHRAADTRHCAPSPVRRGA; this is translated from the coding sequence GTGACGGACGTCGCGGCGGGACCGACCACCGGATGCGAGCACGACAGGCACGAAATCCGCACACCACGGCTGGTCCTGCGCACCCCGACGGTGCTCGACCTCGCCGCAGGCAACGCCAGTGGCAGCGACCCCGAGGCGCAGCGGTGGCTCGGTTTCCCCGAGGAGGCGATCGTCCCCGAACCGCAGCGCGGTGAACTGCTGGCCGCGGAGCCGGGCCGCGGCGAGTTCCGGGACCTCAGCCGGCTGTTCCCCGACTCCACCGCGCTCGTAGCGGCCGATCACGCGCTGGAACAGCACGTCGGCACCGTCGCTGTCGAGGTTCACCCCTGCGGGCTCCACCACGCCGGTGGCTGGCTCGCGCCCCGGTTCCGCGGGCGAGGGCTCGGAGCGGAGCTGTTCGCGGGTGCGGCGCTGCTCGCCCACGAGCACCTCGGCATCACAGAACTGCACGCGGCCGCCGAAGAGGAGAACGTGGCGATCCACCGGGCGCTGACCGCCGCCGGCTTCGTCGAAGCGCAGGGCCCCGCCACGCATAGGCTGATGAATGGCCGGGTCGTCCCCGTGCTCTGGTACGCGCACCGCGCGGCGGACACCCGGCACTGCGCCCCGTCACCCGTCCGTCGCGGAGCCTGA
- a CDS encoding FAD-dependent monooxygenase, whose translation MDDSDVPVLIVGAGPTGLALACDLARRGVGCRIVDRAPVFPSGSRGKSVQPRTLEVLDDLGVLDEVRAYGGPVLPYRAYDRDRVLGVWPSARQRAATAQVPYPNVLMVAQERVEDALRKRLARHGVRVRFGTELLTFAADDEGVTATLADRSTVEQVRARYLVAADGGRSVVRKQLEIPFEGVTYDSQHITVADVEADGLDRAHCHVWPRAAEGTIALYPLPAGRSFQLTADGDLGDRADSLRDAFAQRTDSMGIRLREVSWMSTYRVVIRAAQRFRAGRVFLAGDAAHVYPPAGGQGMNAGIQDAYNLGWKLARVLAGAPSSLLDTYEAERVPIAARTLETVSELYHRSLLGDPKGRTDPPDSGQLAVSYRGGPLALDHRGRASGLRAGDRAPDAPCHDRRGKAVRLFDVFRGPQTTVLAFGSRYAQSGTAADELHADSAAVRVVVRPGDSAPGTAIVDTHGHAHRAYDITADTVVAVRPDGHIGMICEHAALADVYRHLEALGCGDAGSGCAEPGPRP comes from the coding sequence GTGGATGACAGCGATGTACCCGTGCTCATCGTCGGCGCGGGACCGACCGGGCTCGCCCTCGCATGTGACCTCGCCCGCCGCGGTGTGGGATGCCGGATCGTGGACCGGGCCCCGGTGTTCCCGTCCGGGTCGCGGGGCAAGAGCGTCCAGCCGCGGACCCTGGAGGTGCTGGACGACCTGGGCGTGCTGGACGAGGTGAGGGCTTACGGGGGCCCCGTCCTGCCCTACCGCGCCTACGACCGCGACCGGGTGCTGGGCGTCTGGCCGAGCGCGCGGCAGCGGGCGGCCACGGCGCAGGTGCCTTATCCGAACGTCCTGATGGTCGCCCAGGAGCGGGTCGAGGACGCGCTGCGCAAACGGCTTGCCCGGCACGGGGTGCGGGTACGGTTCGGCACCGAGCTGCTCACCTTCGCCGCCGACGACGAGGGCGTCACCGCGACCCTGGCCGACCGAAGCACCGTCGAGCAGGTCCGGGCGCGGTACCTGGTGGCCGCCGACGGGGGCCGCAGCGTCGTGCGCAAGCAACTGGAGATCCCCTTCGAGGGCGTGACCTACGATTCCCAACACATCACGGTGGCCGACGTGGAAGCCGACGGCCTGGACCGCGCTCACTGCCACGTGTGGCCACGGGCCGCCGAAGGGACGATCGCCCTCTATCCCCTCCCCGCCGGCCGCTCGTTCCAACTGACGGCCGACGGCGACCTCGGCGACCGCGCGGACTCGCTGCGCGACGCCTTCGCGCAGCGGACCGACAGCATGGGCATCCGGCTGCGCGAGGTGAGCTGGATGTCGACGTACCGGGTGGTGATCCGCGCGGCCCAACGGTTCAGGGCCGGCCGCGTGTTCCTCGCCGGCGACGCTGCTCACGTCTACCCGCCCGCGGGCGGGCAGGGCATGAACGCGGGCATCCAGGATGCCTACAACCTCGGCTGGAAGCTCGCGCGTGTTCTCGCGGGCGCCCCCTCGTCCCTGCTCGACACCTACGAGGCCGAGCGCGTGCCGATCGCTGCCCGGACGCTGGAGACCGTCTCGGAGCTGTACCACCGTTCGCTGCTCGGAGACCCCAAGGGCCGGACGGACCCGCCGGACAGCGGTCAACTGGCCGTCAGCTACCGGGGCGGGCCGCTGGCACTCGACCACCGCGGCCGGGCGAGTGGCCTTCGGGCGGGCGACCGGGCGCCGGACGCGCCGTGCCATGATCGCCGCGGAAAGGCAGTGCGGCTCTTCGACGTGTTCCGCGGGCCGCAGACGACCGTGCTGGCCTTCGGCTCCCGATACGCGCAGTCCGGCACCGCGGCAGACGAACTCCATGCCGACTCCGCAGCTGTTCGTGTCGTCGTCCGGCCGGGCGACAGCGCACCCGGCACCGCGATCGTGGACACGCATGGGCACGCCCATCGGGCGTACGACATCACGGCGGACACGGTCGTCGCCGTCCGGCCGGACGGCCACATCGGCATGATCTGCGAACACGCCGCTCTCGCGGACGTGTACCGGCACCTTGAGGCGCTCGGATGCGGCGATGCCGGGAGCGGCTGCGCGGAACCCGGGCCTCGGCCCTGA
- a CDS encoding LLM class flavin-dependent oxidoreductase, translating into MTNAPLPTPGVIVPVQITRPDTVAPFATLVRDTDARRLWTGQGFATDAHQVFAHLAGRGLAVPTGISVGLMALRHPFEAALQARTLSVVTGFPVVAGYGPGEPEFVEALGGTRYPAPVSFSRRYAQEVRSLLHGEPAPADGGHRAGRARLPAFDHPMPEVGLGVLRPAMARAAGAVADVAITWLTPPPYVARTIVPALEAGAAGRRTPAPGPGSDGRPTVPRIVTVVPVALAGKGRDPEVLAFHAARHHMSVPHYADMLRRAGVALDPADPRASSRALIESGAFVTGDADQVVGALERYRDAGVDEVVLNPAGVLATEGLPAAVRDVEEILAAVASRNRVAGRSGEEAKTRG; encoded by the coding sequence ATGACGAACGCACCGCTTCCCACGCCCGGGGTGATCGTCCCGGTACAGATCACGCGTCCCGACACGGTGGCACCGTTCGCCACGTTGGTACGCGACACCGATGCCCGAAGGCTGTGGACGGGGCAGGGCTTCGCCACCGATGCCCACCAGGTCTTCGCCCACCTCGCGGGCCGGGGCCTGGCCGTGCCGACGGGGATCTCGGTGGGCCTGATGGCGCTGCGCCATCCGTTCGAGGCGGCGCTCCAGGCGCGCACCCTGTCCGTGGTCACCGGGTTCCCGGTGGTCGCGGGGTACGGGCCGGGCGAGCCGGAGTTCGTCGAGGCGCTGGGTGGCACGCGATACCCGGCACCCGTGTCGTTCTCCCGGCGGTACGCGCAGGAGGTCCGCTCCCTGCTGCACGGTGAGCCGGCGCCGGCCGACGGCGGACACCGAGCCGGGCGCGCCCGGCTGCCCGCCTTCGACCACCCGATGCCCGAGGTCGGTCTCGGCGTGCTCCGGCCGGCCATGGCGCGTGCCGCCGGAGCGGTCGCGGACGTCGCGATCACGTGGCTGACGCCGCCCCCCTATGTCGCCCGTACGATCGTGCCCGCCCTTGAAGCCGGTGCCGCCGGACGCCGGACGCCCGCCCCCGGGCCCGGCTCCGACGGACGGCCCACGGTCCCGCGCATCGTGACGGTGGTGCCCGTAGCGCTCGCCGGCAAGGGCCGGGACCCGGAAGTGCTCGCCTTCCACGCCGCCCGCCACCACATGAGCGTGCCGCACTACGCGGACATGCTGCGCCGGGCCGGGGTCGCCCTCGACCCGGCCGACCCTCGGGCCTCGTCGCGGGCGCTCATCGAGTCCGGTGCGTTCGTCACCGGTGACGCCGACCAGGTCGTGGGTGCGCTGGAGCGGTACCGGGACGCCGGAGTGGACGAGGTGGTCCTCAATCCGGCGGGCGTGCTGGCGACGGAAGGACTTCCCGCGGCCGTGCGGGACGTCGAGGAGATCCTCGCGGCGGTGGCCTCGCGCAATCGGGTCGCAGGGCGTTCCGGTGAGGAGGCGAAGACTCGTGGATGA
- a CDS encoding LxmA leader domain family RiPP — MQVVEVPQFTDTADTIDTGELFAGYRTYTDAGELDSVFGQEEATAATVTIISTATIIVSCLC; from the coding sequence ATGCAGGTCGTCGAAGTCCCTCAGTTCACCGACACCGCCGACACCATCGACACCGGAGAGCTGTTCGCGGGGTACCGCACCTACACCGACGCGGGCGAGCTCGACTCCGTGTTCGGGCAGGAGGAGGCCACCGCCGCGACGGTCACGATCATCTCCACCGCGACCATCATCGTGAGCTGTCTGTGCTGA